A genomic window from Streptomyces sp. NBC_01429 includes:
- a CDS encoding universal stress protein: MNPVVTVGLDGSPESLSATHWAAQEAESRGATLRLLHAWVLLSAEPAESIRPDRPSGQNYWAEHILREALGIVEEHHPGLPVVEDLVAQDPVHALLDAAAESELLVLGSRDMAPLASYFLGDIGLSVMSRCDIPTALVRAREDTAPVTDDGDVVVALGLHGPCDELFAFAFETASRRGVALRAVHGRNLLPAHAYTRRGQDPDIAEETAKDARQELAEALRPWREKFPDVPTTSTVAMESPARAVVRGAVGAGLLVAGRRRTRPAFAPRVGHVLSAAVHHAACPVMIVPHG, from the coding sequence ATGAACCCCGTCGTCACCGTGGGCCTGGACGGCTCACCGGAATCGCTGTCCGCCACTCACTGGGCCGCGCAGGAGGCCGAGAGCCGCGGCGCGACCCTGCGCCTGCTCCACGCGTGGGTGCTGCTGTCCGCCGAACCGGCGGAGTCGATCCGGCCGGATCGGCCGTCCGGCCAGAACTACTGGGCCGAGCACATCCTGCGGGAGGCGCTCGGCATCGTCGAGGAGCACCACCCGGGGCTGCCCGTCGTCGAGGATCTGGTGGCCCAGGACCCGGTGCACGCCCTCCTGGACGCAGCCGCGGAGTCCGAGCTGCTCGTCCTCGGCTCCCGGGACATGGCCCCACTGGCCAGCTACTTCCTCGGAGACATCGGCCTGAGCGTCATGTCGCGCTGCGACATCCCGACAGCCCTCGTCCGCGCCCGGGAGGACACGGCGCCCGTCACGGACGACGGCGATGTGGTGGTGGCGCTGGGACTGCACGGCCCCTGCGACGAACTGTTCGCCTTCGCCTTCGAGACGGCGTCCCGGCGCGGTGTCGCGCTGCGCGCCGTCCACGGAAGGAATCTCCTGCCCGCCCACGCGTATACCCGCCGCGGCCAGGATCCGGACATCGCCGAGGAGACGGCGAAGGACGCCCGCCAGGAACTCGCCGAGGCCCTGCGGCCCTGGCGCGAGAAGTTCCCGGACGTGCCCACCACCAGCACCGTGGCGATGGAGAGCCCGGCACGCGCGGTGGTCCGGGGCGCCGTGGGTGCCGGACTCCTGGTCGCCGGCCGCCGCAGGACCAGACCCGCTTTCGCACCGAGGGTCGGGCATGTTCTCTCGGCGGCCGTGCACCACGCGGCGTGCCCCGTGATGATCGTCCCGCACGGATGA
- a CDS encoding CBS domain-containing protein, with product MEHRRIGELMTRDVVSVRLGTPFKEIARALSDNGVSAVPVLDEAGRPAGIVSEADLLRKAAGRPDPSGLTPLPHLEAWERARAEGRTAGEIMSAPVICARPDWTVVEAARLMAVQNVKRLPVVDEADRLLGIVSRADLLRVFLRQDHAIREEISHDVLSGTLGLAPGAVTTDVKEGQVTLRGTVTEKRLIPVLVRLCASVDGVVSVSHELTHPADDDGASRARGDRS from the coding sequence ATGGAACACCGGAGAATCGGTGAACTCATGACCCGCGATGTGGTGAGCGTACGGCTCGGTACACCGTTCAAGGAGATCGCCAGGGCGCTGTCGGACAACGGGGTGAGCGCCGTGCCGGTACTCGACGAGGCGGGGCGACCGGCCGGCATCGTGTCCGAGGCCGATCTGCTGCGCAAAGCAGCCGGCCGGCCCGACCCGTCGGGGCTGACGCCTCTGCCGCACCTGGAGGCGTGGGAGCGTGCCAGGGCCGAGGGGCGTACCGCCGGGGAGATCATGTCCGCTCCGGTGATCTGCGCGCGCCCCGACTGGACCGTCGTGGAGGCCGCCCGTCTCATGGCGGTGCAGAACGTCAAACGGCTGCCCGTGGTGGACGAGGCGGACCGGCTGCTGGGCATCGTCAGCCGCGCTGATCTGCTGCGGGTGTTCCTGCGGCAGGACCACGCCATCCGCGAGGAGATCTCCCACGACGTCCTGTCCGGAACGCTGGGGCTGGCACCCGGCGCCGTCACGACGGATGTCAAGGAGGGCCAGGTGACGCTGCGCGGCACGGTGACGGAGAAGCGTCTGATCCCGGTGCTGGTACGGCTGTGCGCGAGCGTCGACGGCGTCGTCTCCGTCTCCCACGAACTCACGCACCCGGCGGACGACGACGGCGCCTCCCGTGCCCGAGGGGACCGGTCATGA
- a CDS encoding Acg family FMN-binding oxidoreductase has product MLAQGLDVTAVAGLVSDATAAPSMHNAQPWRFRYATGSGTFALFADPGRVMPYADPTTRGLHIGCGAALLNLRVAVAHAGRNPVTALLPDPAVPELLATVRTGAPPAASPAAPPSAAPGAMAVLYPAIRDRHTSRYPYTGQEIPQDVRAALHNAAREEGAELAFLREPHLQAVLDLTRDAKGYDLMDADKSAETERWTRDAHTEAPTDGVPDYAFGPRKAAGGAPTRDFAGRTAHPGRPLADFEKHPRLALLSTAADEPADWLRAGQALERVLLLATLHGLVASFATQAVERPDLRWLLRDPLTGAGHAQMVLRLGYGPRGPSSPRRPVQEVLTIED; this is encoded by the coding sequence GTGCTCGCACAAGGACTGGACGTGACGGCAGTGGCCGGTCTCGTGTCCGACGCCACAGCCGCGCCGTCGATGCACAACGCGCAGCCGTGGCGGTTCCGCTACGCGACGGGCAGTGGCACCTTCGCGCTCTTCGCCGATCCCGGGCGCGTCATGCCGTACGCGGACCCCACCACGCGCGGTCTGCACATCGGCTGCGGCGCCGCCCTGCTGAACCTGCGGGTCGCTGTCGCGCATGCGGGCCGGAACCCGGTGACGGCACTCCTGCCCGACCCGGCCGTTCCGGAGCTGCTGGCGACCGTACGAACCGGGGCGCCACCGGCCGCGTCCCCCGCCGCGCCGCCGAGCGCGGCACCCGGCGCGATGGCAGTCCTGTACCCGGCCATCCGCGACCGTCATACCAGCCGCTACCCCTACACCGGCCAGGAGATACCGCAGGACGTCCGCGCCGCGCTCCACAACGCCGCGCGCGAGGAGGGCGCCGAACTCGCCTTCCTGCGAGAACCCCACCTTCAGGCGGTACTGGATCTGACCCGCGACGCGAAGGGCTACGACCTCATGGACGCCGACAAGAGCGCCGAGACGGAACGCTGGACCCGGGACGCCCATACCGAAGCACCCACCGACGGGGTACCGGACTACGCCTTCGGACCGCGCAAGGCGGCCGGCGGGGCCCCCACCCGTGACTTCGCGGGCCGGACCGCGCACCCCGGCCGCCCGCTGGCCGACTTCGAAAAGCACCCCCGCCTCGCACTGCTGAGCACAGCCGCCGACGAACCGGCCGACTGGCTGCGGGCGGGGCAGGCGCTGGAACGTGTCCTTCTGCTGGCCACCTTGCACGGGCTGGTCGCCTCCTTCGCCACCCAGGCCGTCGAACGCCCCGACCTGCGGTGGCTGCTGCGCGACCCGCTCACGGGCGCCGGCCACGCGCAGATGGTTCTCCGACTGGGCTACGGCCCCCGGGGACCCAGCTCGCCGCGCCGCCCCGTACAGGAGGTGCTGACGATCGAGGACTGA
- a CDS encoding universal stress protein, whose product MVVGIDGSEGSLWAVDWAAAEAERTGLPLRLVHASLWERYEGVWPSRGPDRPSEQIYAENLVASAAQRVNQLAPDVKVSTDVQPEDPVAALLAESREATLLVVGPRGHGTVAGMLLGSVGLAVAARARCPVVVARGEEPNRRGAFQRVVLGVGESTGSTSAAHFAFRAARARGCELLAVRAWRSPARENMPYPQPGGAQEKICRRQAEESLDRVLGVVLAAYPEVLPHRKAVQGTAHQTLLEEAASADLLVVGARRRHGAVGLQLGRVNHAMLHHAPCPVAVVPAVSLSAETDHEMRT is encoded by the coding sequence GTGGTCGTGGGAATCGACGGATCGGAAGGCAGCCTGTGGGCGGTCGACTGGGCAGCCGCCGAAGCGGAACGTACCGGCCTGCCGCTCCGCCTGGTCCACGCGTCACTCTGGGAACGCTACGAAGGAGTGTGGCCAAGCCGTGGCCCGGACCGCCCCTCCGAGCAGATCTACGCCGAGAACCTCGTCGCCTCCGCCGCGCAGCGGGTCAACCAGCTCGCCCCCGACGTGAAGGTGTCCACCGACGTACAGCCCGAGGACCCGGTGGCGGCCCTCCTGGCCGAGAGCCGGGAAGCCACCCTGCTCGTGGTGGGACCGCGCGGCCACGGCACGGTCGCGGGCATGCTCCTGGGCTCCGTGGGTCTGGCGGTCGCGGCGCGGGCCCGCTGCCCGGTCGTGGTGGCCCGCGGCGAGGAGCCCAACCGGCGGGGCGCCTTCCAGCGGGTGGTCCTGGGCGTCGGGGAGTCCACCGGGTCCACCTCCGCCGCGCACTTCGCCTTCCGCGCGGCCCGCGCGCGGGGCTGCGAACTCCTCGCCGTACGCGCCTGGCGCAGCCCCGCCCGCGAGAACATGCCGTACCCGCAGCCGGGCGGCGCGCAGGAGAAGATCTGCCGCCGTCAGGCGGAAGAGAGCCTGGACCGGGTCCTGGGCGTCGTCCTCGCCGCCTACCCGGAAGTGCTCCCGCACCGGAAAGCCGTACAGGGAACGGCACACCAGACACTGCTGGAGGAGGCGGCCAGCGCCGATCTGCTCGTGGTCGGTGCCCGGCGGCGGCACGGTGCCGTCGGCCTCCAGCTCGGACGCGTCAACCACGCGATGCTGCACCATGCCCCGTGCCCGGTCGCCGTCGTTCCGGCGGTGAGCCTGTCAGCGGAGACCGACCACGAGATGAGGACGTGA